The Campylobacter curvus genome includes the window CGTGGGTGGAGTAAATTTAGCCAAAAAGCCGGGGCAAATCACACTTTTTGATGTCTATCAGGCGGTTAGCGACGATGAGAAAAATCTATTTAAAATCCACGCCAAATCGCCTGCGGCCTGTCCGCTTGGCGGCAAGATAGAAAATTTACTAAATTCTCATTTTATAAGCGCTCAAAATGCGATGCAAAAAGAGCTTGGCAAGGTAAATCTACAAGATCTTTTAGACGAGTTGAAGGCCTAAATTTAGCCCTTTTTATAAATGGCAAGATAGCGAAAAGATCGCGCTACAAAAACTTCTCGCTCCTGCCTGCGCTCGCCCTCTTTCGCGTTTTGCAAAGCCAAGCAAATTTAAGAAAATTTCAAAATTTATCATCGGTAGCCAAATAAACTACCGATGTTTGCTGGAGTAATGATCAATTAAATAAGCTATTTACGCTCTCGTTGTGATAAACGCGCCTGATGACTTCGCCAAAGAGCGGCGCGACGCTTATCACTTTTATGCAGTCTAAATTTTCTTTAAGCGGTATCGTATCGGTCACAACGAGCTCGTCTAAAAAGCCCATTTTTAGGCGCTCATACGCAGGCCCGCTTAGTACCGGATGTGTGCAAAAGGCCATCACGCTGGTAGCTCCGCACTCTTTGAAAACCTCAGCGGCCTTTACTATCGTGC containing:
- a CDS encoding Rrf2 family transcriptional regulator; protein product: MQVGIKFSVSIHILLSAEFFKDEKVTSEFIADSVGTNPVIIRKLTQLLKKAGLLEVRAGVGGVNLAKKPGQITLFDVYQAVSDDEKNLFKIHAKSPAACPLGGKIENLLNSHFISAQNAMQKELGKVNLQDLLDELKA